Proteins encoded in a region of the Haloarcula sp. CBA1129 genome:
- a CDS encoding sugar phosphate nucleotidyltransferase — protein sequence MQAVILAAGEGRRLGPLTEGRPKPMVPVGNQPILESVLEAAIEAGANEIVLVVGHARERIQSHFGDGDKWGVPIRYVTQEHRIGAAHALSLVESAVEGPFLVLHGDQLVEASLLERLLDRWTATGTPTIAAVKSDRPTEYGAIDVNGEAVRGVSRVPTDDPSFLVNGGAYVFDGRVFDVIRDVIETDDGDFGIATALQRLADDDTLSAVLNRGTWQDLTYPWDLLSTNATLLGKHREPDDHDGVHETAAVSDAVAIDTGVSVGPNATLLPGTSLGQNVYIGANAVLSNCIVMDGGRVGDGAVLHDCIIGESASIGPNASVEGGPAQVVVDDTVHRDVGLGGVVADRATLRGNVTVTPGTVVGREVLADSGTVLQGQIESGETVRRG from the coding sequence ATGCAAGCGGTGATATTGGCTGCAGGAGAAGGGCGACGGCTCGGACCACTGACCGAAGGGCGACCGAAACCGATGGTTCCGGTCGGCAATCAGCCGATTCTCGAATCGGTCCTCGAAGCCGCAATCGAGGCCGGTGCGAACGAGATAGTCCTCGTCGTCGGCCACGCACGGGAGCGAATTCAGAGCCACTTCGGTGACGGCGACAAGTGGGGTGTGCCGATTCGATACGTCACACAAGAGCACCGAATCGGGGCGGCCCACGCGCTCTCGCTGGTCGAATCAGCAGTCGAGGGACCGTTCCTCGTGCTCCACGGCGACCAGTTGGTCGAAGCATCGTTGCTCGAACGACTCCTCGACCGATGGACGGCGACGGGAACCCCGACGATTGCGGCCGTCAAATCGGACCGGCCAACCGAATACGGTGCCATCGATGTCAACGGCGAAGCCGTACGGGGTGTCTCGCGGGTACCAACCGACGACCCGTCGTTTCTGGTCAACGGCGGCGCGTACGTCTTCGACGGCCGCGTCTTCGACGTGATTCGGGACGTGATCGAGACAGATGACGGCGACTTCGGTATCGCCACCGCACTCCAGCGGTTGGCCGATGACGACACGTTGTCTGCGGTACTCAATCGCGGGACATGGCAAGACCTCACGTATCCGTGGGATTTGTTGTCGACGAATGCGACTCTGCTAGGAAAGCATAGGGAGCCTGATGACCACGATGGCGTCCACGAGACAGCAGCCGTTTCGGATGCTGTCGCAATTGATACCGGCGTGTCCGTTGGACCGAATGCCACGCTATTGCCGGGCACGTCGCTGGGTCAGAACGTCTACATCGGCGCGAACGCGGTCCTTTCGAACTGTATCGTTATGGACGGCGGCCGAGTGGGCGACGGAGCGGTGCTCCATGACTGTATCATCGGGGAATCGGCCTCGATTGGGCCGAACGCTTCCGTCGAGGGAGGGCCGGCACAGGTCGTCGTTGACGACACCGTCCACCGGGACGTCGGCCTCGGTGGCGTCGTGGCCGATCGGGCGACGCTGCGCGGGAACGTCACAGTGACGCCGGGCACCGTTGTGGGCCGAGAGGTACTGGCGGATAGCGGCACCGTCCTGCAGGGGCAAATCGAATCGGGCGAGACGGTACGGAGGGGATAA